One genomic window of Solanum stenotomum isolate F172 chromosome 9, ASM1918654v1, whole genome shotgun sequence includes the following:
- the LOC125876580 gene encoding B-box domain protein 30-like: MCSGRREGEEETTSISYCKGPLKEGESIIRSTISCALCSSEASVYCEADNAFLCRKCDRSVHGANFLAQRHIRCLLCSVCRKTTRRFLIGTSSELILPTIADLEQRNRRRSADSETTDYRTTPQELFLFI; the protein is encoded by the coding sequence atgtgtAGTGGAAGAAGAGAGGGTGAAGAAGAAACTACCTCAATTTCGTATTGCAAAGGGCCATTGAAAGAGGGAGAATCCATAATTAGGTCTACAATTTCTTGTGCGCTCTGTAGTTCAGAGGCCTCTGTTTATTGTGAAGCTGATAATGCTTTTCTTTGCCGGAAATGCGATAGATCGGTTCACGGAGCTAATTTCTTGGCTCAGAGACATATAAGATGCCTTCTTTGCAGCGTTTGCCGGAAAACAACGAGGCGGTTTCTGATCGGAACTTCGTCGGAGCTGATTTTGCCGACGATTGCCGATTTAGAACAGAGAAACAGAAGGAGAAGTGCAGATTCTGAGACGACGGACTACAGAACGACGCCGCAAGAGCTTTTCCTgtttatttga